The Aminivibrio pyruvatiphilus sequence TCAAGAAGCTCTCCCTCCCCGTGCGGGACACCTACGTGAAGATGGCGGAACCCTACGGTAAAGATGTTCTCGAGACCCTGGTGAAGGAGCTCGAGGAAGCGGAGAAGAAAATAGCGAAATAGCCGGTTTTCCGCCGGGGGGGAGGGAGGTTCCTCTCCCCCCCGGCGGTCCCACGGAGCTGAGGCAGGCCCCGGAGTACTCCAGGGAGGGGAACCCCATGAAAAATGTCTGGGAAGAAGCGCTGTTCAACCTGTCGAAAGCGGCGGAAGCCATGGACCTGGAACCCGAGATCCTGGAGCGGCTCTCCGTGCCCATGCGGTTCACCGAGTTCACCATTCCGGTGCGGATGGACAACGGGGCCCGGAAGCTCTTCCTGGCCTTCAGGTCGTGCCATCAGGACGCCACCGGGCCCACGAAGGACGGCACCAGGGTGCGCCCCGGCCTCACGCCGGAGGAGATCAAGGCATTATCCCTTTTTATGAGCATCAAGCATGGAGTGGCCGGCATTCCCGCCGGCGGGGGGAAGGGAGGTATCAGGGCGGATCCGTCCGCGCTGAGCGAGGGGGAGTACGAGCGGCTTATCCGGGGATTCATCCGGAGGCTGAACCCGAAGGGGGCCTTCACGGACATTCCCGGAGCGGATATCGGCACGGGAAAACAGGCCATGGCCTGGATGCTGGATGAATACGAACAGATGACGGGAATGCACTGCCCCGCGGCCATCAACGACAAACCCGCCGAACTGGGAGGTTCCCTGGGGGGCTTCGAGGCCACGGGATGGGGAGTGGCGGCCTGCACGGGAAAAGCTGCGGAGAAAATGAACCTTGAACCGGGACGGACGCCCGTGGTCATCCAGGGGTTCGGCCAGGTGGGCTCAGTGGCGGCGAAAAAGCTCTCATCCATGGGCTTCCCCGTCACGGCGGTCTCCGACATCGCCGGGGCGGTTGAAAACCCGGGGGGACTCGATATCGGCGGGCTGGCGGCCCATGTGGATCGTACCGGTTCCGTGGCGGGCTTCCCGGGGGGGAGGAACGCCGACAAAGGCAGGATTCTCGAAATTCCCTGCGGCATCCTGATACCGGCGGCGGTGCAGGACGTGATCACCGCGGAAAACGCCCGCCGGATACAGGCAAAGGTCATCGTGGAGGCGGCGAACGCCCCCGTATCCCCCGAGGCGGACGACATGCTTGCCTCCGCGGGAATCCGGGTGATCCCCGACGTGGTGGCCAACAGCGGCGGGGCCATCGTCTGCGACTTCGAGCGCACCCAGGGGCTGAGCAACGACTACTGGTCCCTGGACAAGGTGGAGGAACGGCTGAACGGCCGCATCCTCACCGCGTACCGGGAGGCGGAGGACCGGGCGGCGGAGCGGAAGGTCTCCATGCGCCGAGGCGCGTGGATCAACGCCATGGGGAAAATACGGGCCGCCATGCTTCTGCGCGGCTGGTGCTGATTTCAGTTCAGGAGGCGACGTTATGTACTTCGAAATCTCCGAGTTTCACGAACGGCTGAAAAAAACGAAGGAGAGCATGCTCCGGAACAAGATAGAGGTTCTCGTGGTGAGCGACCCGGCGAACATGAACTACCTCACCGGGTACGACGGCTGGTCCTTCTACGTCCACCAGGGACTTGTCGTGGCCCTGGACCGGGACGAGCCCCTCTGGTGGGGCCGGGGAATGGACGGCAACGGTGCGAAGCTGACCACGTGGCTCAGCCCGGACAGCATCCGGCCCTACGCCGATGATTACGTGCAGAACGTCTTCAGGCACCCCATGAGCTTCGTGGCGGACATCATCCGTGAGCACGGGTGGGAGAGAAAGAACCTGGGGGTGGAGGCGGACAACTACTGGTTCACCGGCAAGTGCCTCCGGACCCTCTCGGAAGAGCTCCCCTCCATGGAAATCACTGACGCCACATCGCTGGTCAACTGGGTCCGGGTCATCAAGTCGCCGGCGGAGATCCGCTACATGAAGCAGGCGGCAAGGGTCTGCGAACATGTCATGGAGACCGCCGTGAACTCCATCACGACCGGCGCCCGGGAAAGCTCCGCCGCCGCCAACGTCTATCATGCCTGCATCACGGGAACGGATGAGTTTACGGGCGATCATCCCGCCATCTTCCCCATCATGCCCTCCAACGAACGGACCACCTGCGCCCATCTCGGGTGGGATCCCGAACGGAAGTACGCCCCGGGGGACCTGGTCCTTCTCGAGCTCTGCGGGGTCCGGTTCAGGTACCACTGCCCCCTCTCCCGGACGGTCTACATCGGCACGCCGCCGGAGAAGCTCCGCAAGGTGGCAGACACGGTGCTCAGGGGCGTGGAGGAGACCCTGGCCTTCATCCGGCCGGGAGTCACCGCCGAGGAGGTGGAGGCCCGGTGGCGGAAGGCCATCGAAGGGTCCGGCGTGGTCAAGCCGTCCCGGCTGGGGTATTCCATCGGCGCGAACTACGTTCCCGACTGGGGGGAGCACACCCTGAGCCTCCGCCCCGGGGACAAGACGGTGCTGAAGCCCGGAATGACCATCCACCTCATGCCGGGGATCTGGGAGGACGATTTCGGCTTCGAAAACAGCGAGCCCTTCCTCGTCACCGACACGGGATGCGAGCCCTTCTGCTCCTTCCCGAGAAAAATCCTCACCCGCTGAGGGATTTCCATGGCGAACCTGGGCCATGAAACGCTGGAACTCGCCGGGGAGCTCGTCGCCCTGAGGAGGGAATTCCACGCCCATCCGGAGCCCGGCTTCGGTGAGCGGTGGACCGCCGGGAGAATCGCGGCCTTCCTCCGGGGCCTGGGCCTGGAGGTAAAGGAAGGGGTGGCCGGGACAGGCGTGACGGCCCTTATCCGTGGAAACGGCGGAGGAAAGGCCCTTCTTCTCCGGGCCGACATGGACGCCCTGCCCCTGGAAGAACAGACCGGGCTGCCCTTCGCCTCACTGAACAGGGGGATGATGCACGCCTGCGGCCACGACGCCCACATGGCGGTCCTGCTGACGGCGGCGAAGATGCTCAGCCGCATGAAGGACCGCTTTTCCGGAACCGTCCGTCTCGTCTTCCAGCCCAACGAGGAGATCGCCGGGGCACGGAGGATGATCGACGAGGGGCGCCTCCTCTCCGACCCTCCGGTGGACGGCGCCATGGCCCTCCACGTCTGGAGCGGCATCCCGTCGGGAAAGATCTCGGTCCAGGCCGGCCCCGTCATGGCGGCCATGGACGAGTTCCGGGCAGTCATCCGGGGGAAGGGGGGACACACGGGCGCCCCCCACAAGGCGGCGGACCCAGTCCTGGCGGCGGCGAACTTCATATCAGCAGCCCAGATGATCCAGACCAGGGAGATCGACGTCTTCTCCCCCACCCTCGTCATGTTCGGTTCGGTCCACGCCGGGGGACAGGCCTCCAACATCATTCCGGAGGAGGTTTCCCTGGCGGGAACGGTGCGCTATCTCTATTCCGGGGGGCCGGACAGTCCCGAGCGGCCCCTTCAGCGGTTCGAGCGGGTGCTCGCCGGAATATGCGCCGCGTCGGGGATGGATTATTCCCTGGAATGGATTCCCAGCAACCCCTGCCTGGTGAACGACCCCGGAATGGCGGCCCTGGTGAGGAACGCCGCTTCCGCGGTGGTGGGGGATGAAAACCTTGTTCCCTACACCTGCACCGCCGGGGAGGATTTCGCCGAGTTCGCCCGGGAAGTTCCCTCGGTCTTCTTCTTCGTGGGAACGGGCGACCGGGAGAAGGGAACCGACTACCCCCAGCACCACCCGAAATTCGACATCGACGAAGAGGCCCTTCCCGCGGCTGTGGAGATCCTGGTGCGCTCCGCCCTGGCTTTCCTGGGGGCGTGAGCGGGGAACTTCGGTTCTGCGAAAGGAGGAAATGAGCGCCATGAGAAAACGCCCCGTTCACCCTGCGTCTTCCCCCGTTCCGGCGGGGGCCTACACACCGGGACTGGTCGCCGGCGGCTTCGTCTTCGTGAGCGGCCAGACGGCGGAAAAGCCGGGAAGCAGCGACCTGGTCGAGGGGGACGTGAAGGTCCAGACCCGGCAGGTCCTGGAGAACATCCGGGGTATCCTCGAGGCCGCCGGATGCTCTCTGGACGACGTGGTGAAGGTGACGGCCCACCTGGCCGACGCGGAGGACTTCGACGGATACAATGAAATCTACCGGCAGTTCTTTTCCGTTCCCTTCCCGGTGAGAACCACCGTCCAGAGCGTCATTCCGGGCGGGTCCCTCGTGGAGATCGACGTGATCGCCCTTCTCCCCGAAAGGCCGGACCGGTAATGGGAATTCCCGGGGAAGGCCATGGAGGCCTGCCGGAGGCCCGGCACGTCTGGGAGGCCCGGAAGCGAATCGCTCCCTATGTTCTCCGGACCCCCCTCGTCTTTTCGCCGCACCTCTCCGGACTTCTCGGCGCGGAAATTTTCCTGAAGCTGGAGAACCTCCAGGAAGTCGGCGCCTTCAAGATCCGCGGGGCGGCCAACAGGATACTGAGCCTCTCCGACGATGAGAGAAAGCGGGGGGTAACCACCTATTCCACGGGAAACCATGCCCAGGCGGTGGCCTGCATGGCCCGCAGGCTGGGAATACAGGCTTCCGTCTTCGTCTCCGACAGGGTTCCGGAGGCAAAGCTGGAGGCGATCCGCCGGTGGGGAGCGGACGTCCTCATAGCCGGCACGAGCCAGGACGACGCGGAAGAATACTGCAGGGAACTGGCCCGGAGGGACGGGATGACCGTGGTGGATCCCTTCGACGATCCCTTCGTCATCGCCGGGCAGGGAACTATCGGCCTGGAAATCCTCGAGGACCTTCCCGCCGTGGATACCGTGGTGGTCCCCACGTCGGGAGGCGGCCTCATCTCCGGCATCGCCCTCGCCGTGAAGGCGAACATCCCGGGGGCCAGGGTCACGGGAGTCTCCATGGAGAAGGGGGCGGTGATGTACGAAAGCCTCAAGGCCGGAAAACCCGTGGTCCTCGAGGAATCGGACACCCTTGCGGACAGCCTGCTCGGCGGGATCGGTCTCGAAAACCGCTACACTTTCCCCCTCGTCAGGCGGCTGGTGGACGGTATCGCTCTCGTCCCTGAAAAAGACATCGCCGGGGGTATGGCCTTTCTGCTAAGAAAGCATAAAATAGCTGTGGAGGGGGCGGCTGCCACGGGCCCGGGAGCCCTGCTCTCCGGAATCGTTCCTCCCGGCGCCAGAACAGCGGTGGTCATCACAGGCTGCAACGTCAGTGCGGATTCGTTCCTGGAAACGGTGAACGCCGTCCGGGACTTCTAAATTCACACCCCTCGACGGGGAAAGGAGAATGAGTGATGGCAAAGAAGAAAGGGCGCCTCGATTTTGTGAACATGAAGAAGAACGGAGAACAGGTCACGTGGGTCACGGCCTACGATTTCCCCATGGCGAGCTTCGCCGAGGCCGCGGGGATGGACATGATCCTCGTGGGTGACTCCCTGGGCATGATCACCCTGGGGTACCAGGGAACCATCCCCGTGACCATGGAGGACTGCATCAGCCACTGCAAGGCCGTGCGCCGGGGCGCGCCGAACACCTTCGTCATGGGCGACATGCCCTTCGGGTCCTACCAGGTCTCCGACCAGCAGGCGGTGGAGAACGCCGTGCGCTTCTTCAAGGAGGCGGACGTGGACGCCATCAAGCTCGAGGGCGGCGTGCGGGTGGAGTCCCGGATCAAGGCCATGGCGGACGCGGGAATGCTGGTGTGCGGCCACATAGGCCTCACCCCCCAGAGCTCCGGTCCCCTCGGAGGATTCAAGGCCCAGGGGCTGGACCCCGCATCGGCCCGGTACGTCATCGAGGACGCCCTTGCGGTGGAGCGGGCGGGGGCCTATGCCCTGCTCGTGGAGGCGGTGCCGCCCGAGCTCACCCAGTTCCTGGCGAAGAAGCTGACCATTCCCGTGTACTCCATCGGCGCCGGCGCCCCCTGTGACGGTCAGCTTCTGATCTGCGGCGACATGATCGGCATGTTCCAGGCCTTCACGCCGAAATTCGTCAAGGTGTACGCCAACGTGGCGGAAGTCATCACCAACGCCTTCAAGGAGTACGTGGAGGACGTGCGGACGGGCAAGTTCCCCGGAGACGAGCACTGCTACCACGTGAGGAAGGGCATGGAGGAGGAGTACGCCGCCATGCTGAAGGAATACGAGTAGAGACGACATTCCCGGCCCGCACCCCGGAGGTGCGGGCTTTTTTCTTCCCCCGGCGGGGAAATACGACTCAGAGAACAAGGAGAGGGTAGCATGAAGTTCGCCGAACGGTACGCGGGACTGCAGCCCTCCGGCATGCTGAAGATCTTCCAGGCCGCCGCGGCCGACCCCGACATGGTCAACCTGGGAGAGGGAGAGCCGGATTTCGACACGGAGCACGACATCATCGACGCCGCCGCGAAGGCGGCGAAGGAAGGATACACCCACTACGGCCCCATCATGGGGTTCGAGGACGTCCGCCGGTCTGTGTGCGGCTACTGGGACAGGCGGTACGGCCTCAAATCATCCCCCGACGAGGTGATGATCATGGCGGGAGGAGTCCAGTCGGTCCACCTGGCCCTCCAGGCCCTCCTCGACCCGGGCGACGAGGTGATCACGGCGGAGCCGTGCTTCACTCCCTATTTCGAGCAGATTTACCAGCACAGGGGAACGGCGGTCCACCTTCCGACGACGGAGGAGGCCGGCTTCGTCCCCACGGCGGAGGCCCTGGAACGGGCGGTCACGCCGAAGTCGAAGGTGCTCATGATCTGCTCCCCCAGCAACCCCACCGGAAGGGTCATGACCCGGCGGCAGATGGAGGACATCGCCGCCGTGGCGGAACGGCACGACCTCACGGTGCTCTCGGACGAAATCTACGACTCCCTGGTCTACAAGGGACGGCACGTGCCCTTCGCCACCATCCCCGGCATGAAGGAGAGGACCCTGACCATGGGAGGGCTCTCCAAGAGCCACTGCATGACGGGCTGGCGCATCGGCTACGCCATCGGCCCGGCACCCCTGGTCCGGCTCATGGCCCTTATCGGCGCGAACCAGACCTACGGGGTCAACGTCCCGACCCAGATGGCCTCGAAGTACGCCCTGGACAACCATGACCGAAAGCTCGAGGAGCGGGCCGGGATCTTCCGGCAGAGGCTCGGCTACGTGGCGGAACGGCTCAACGCCATGCCCGGCGTCCGGTGCTCCGAGCCCGAAGGGGCCTTCTACCTCTTCCCGGACATCCGGGGCACGGGGCTTACCAGCGAGGAATTCGCCTGGAGGCTCCTGGAGAAGGGAAAGGTGGCCACCCTTCCGGGATCGGCCTTCGGCGCCTGCGGCGAGGGTTACGTCCGCCTGGCCTGCACCCGGTCCCTCGAGGTGCTTGCCGAAGGCATGGACCGCATGGAGGCCTTCGTGAAGTCTCTGAAGGGATAGAAGCTCTTCTTCAGGAAAGAACATGAGCGGGGCGCTCTCGTGTTAACACAATCCCGAATACAGAAGGGGGAGTGCACCAGTGCTCGCTTGGGCCGCCGGCGCACATTGTCGTCCCTGACAACTGCGCCTGAAACCGACATCCATGTCGGTTTCTCGGCCCGGGCGCTGTGCCTGGCGACACTCCCCCTGCAGGAGAATTGATTATTACATTCTTTTTACTCGAAGGTCCCCCGGACGGTGACTTCGCCCTCCTCCATAAGGAGCCGCCCCTTCGCGGCCAGGAACAGGGGCCTGAAGTTTCCGTCGAGGACCAGCACGTCCCCGTCGCACCCCGGACGGACCCTTCCCTTCCGGGCCAGCTTCAGGTGGTCCGCCGGATTCGACGTCACAAGGGAGATCACCGTCTCCCTGGATATCTCACCTTCCCGGAGCATCTCCGCCACCGATTCGAGAACCGATTCCAGGGGGCCCACCTTCAGGCCCGTCATCTCCCCCTTTTCGTTGAAGGAGGGCATGGACCCGTTGCCGTCGGAGCTCAGGGTGATGTTCCCCGCCGGAACGCCCCTCTCCAGGAGGGTGGCCACCACCGCTGCCGTGGCGAGGCCGAACAGGGGGTTTTTCCCCGGGGCGGCGGTGATGTCCAGGTACCCGCCCCGGAGCCCGAAGGCCGCGGACTGCTCCACCAGGGCCTCGCACCTGGAAATATGGGTGGGAGCGAACTGGGTGATGGGGATGTCCGTTCCCTCCATGGCGTCGAGAAGAGGCGTCAGCCCCGAGGCCTCGCTCCCCATGTGGACGCAGAGGCAGCCCGCCTTGCCGGAGAGGATGCCCCCCACCCGGACGTTGGAGGCGGCCCGCCGGATCTCCTCCACAGAGGGGTGGGAACTCCGATGGTCCGACACGGCCAGCTTGAGGCCGATCACCTTGTCGATGAGGCAAAGGTCCCTCGCCACGGAGCCCGTGAGGGTCGGCGAGGGAAGGCCGTAACTCCCCGTGAGGATCCACGTGGAAATGCCCTCCTCCTCGAGTCCCCTGGCCTTCATGAGGAGTTCCTCCAGGGCGCGGCAGGTGCCGTCGGTCCCCAGCATCCCTACGGCGGAGGTGACCCCCGCCCGGACGAAGGAGGAAAGCTGGAGGGGCGGGGTCCTGTTGGCCGGTCCCCCTTCGCCTCCGGCACCGTTGAAGTGGACGTGCCTGTCGAGAATACCCGGCATGGTGAGGTTTCCCCCGGCGTCTACCGTCCTAAAATCGGCGGAGAGGCCTGACAGGGCCGCCGGGTCCGCCGTTCCGGCGGGGTATACGGACAAAATGCGGCCGGCGGCCATAAGAATGTCGCACAGCCCCTTGTGTTCAGGGTCATACAGGTCGGCGTTCCGAATCAGAAGCATGAAATGGGTTCTCCTTTCCTCCGTCCCGCCTTGGCGGGGGAAGACAAACTTTTTCTTCTTGGGTCAGTGTACCGGAAGGTGTAGGGAAGGGCAACGGTCCCCGGGGAGCCGGGGCTCCCCGGGGAACCGGGTGGATCAGGCGGTTTTCTTTTTGTCCGACGGCCAGATGGCGATGCCGGTGAAGCCGTAGAACCAGGCCGTCAGGAAGCCGAGGTAGCACAGAATGGCCCAGGGCACGTACTCGAAGACGGACACCCCGAGAACGGTGGACATGTAGATGCCCGCCGCCGACCACGGAATGAGGGGCACCACCACGGTGCCGGAGTCCTCGAGGGTCCTCGAGAGCACCCTGCGGGAGATGTTCATGTCGTCGGCAAGATCCTTGTACATGGTGCCCGGGACGATCTCGCTCAGGTAGGAATTTCCCGTGCCGAGGCCGGTGAGAATGCCCGTGACGGACGCGGACACGACAAACCGTCCCTTGCTGTTGCCGATGAAGCTCTCCTTCAGGGAGGAGCAGATCTTCCGGAAAGTGCCCGTGTACTCAAGCTGCCCGGCGAAGATGTAGGCGAAGAAGACCACCACCACCGAACCTGACATGAAGGCCAGACCGCCTCTGCTCAGGAGCTTGTCCAGGCTCGCCACCTCGGTGACGATCTTCGGACCGGAGGCCATGGACTTCACGATGGTGGTGAGATCATAGCCCTGCATCATGGCAAGGGGCACGGCGAGGACGATGGCGATCCACAGCACAGGAAGGGTGGGATAGCGCCGGTAGGCCAGCACCAGCACCGCCAGGGGCGGAACCAGCACGAGGGGGGTCATTTTGAAGGTCTTGGAAATGCCGCCGAGAATTTCATTGACGGACGTAAGGTCGATCTCGCCGGAGGCGTTCGACCCCACGTAGCCGTACACCGCGAGGCTCACGAGGAATGCCGGGATGGTGGTCCAGAGCATGGAGCGGATGTGGTCCACCACCTCAACCTCGGCCACCGCAGCCGCAAGGACCGTGGTGTCCGACACGGGGCTGAGCTTGTCGCCGAAATAGGCTCCGGCCACCACCGCTCCCGCAGCGGCAGCCAGGGGCACGCCGAGGCCCTGGGCGATGCCCATGAAGGCCACGCCGAAGGTGGCGGCGGTTCCCCAGGATGTTCCCGTCATGGTGGACGACAGGGCGCAGATCACGAAGGCAGCCATGAGGAAGGATTTCGGGCTGAGAAGCTGAAGGCCGGTATAAATCAGGTAGGGAATGGTCCCCGACAGCATCCATGCTGCGATGAGGGGGCCCACCGTGAGCAGGATCATGATGGCGCCGGACGCCCGGGCGATCATGGGAACGACGCCCTTGTCGAAAAGCTCCTCCCACGTAAACCTGTAGTGGAACACGTACACGGCCGTGGTGAACATGCCGATGAACATCAGGAGCAGGGCCACGTCAAAGCCCAGTATCAGCCGTCCGACGACGATGATCGAGAGAATGATTCCGAAGATAAGAACTGCTCCGCCGAGAGAAATATCCCTGTGTTTCCGTTCTTCAGGCACTGAATTCTCCTCCTTTTTTCCCCTGTGGGGATGGGTTTCGTTCACTTCCCCTTCAGACACGTTTTTCCCGGATCTTTCGCTGCCCCCTTCCTGCGAATCCTAAAATGGATACGTTTATGGATATCATTGTGCTTTCGTTTCCTTCTGTCAAGATGATTTAATTTTAGAATTTTATAAATCAAATATTAATTGAACATTTTTACAGGCAATGCGTTTGTCCGGAATATCTGGTACACTCATGGGCAGCTCTTTTTATCCGATGCGCTTTTGAGGTGATCCGTGGTCATGGAATCTCTTTCAGCTACCGACAAGGCCGGCAGGGAGATCGTCCGTCTTATTGCAGCCCACCGCTTCTCCCCAGGCGAGCGTCTTCTCGAGACGGCCCTCGCCAGGGAACTCGGCATGAGCAGGACCCCCGTGCGGGAGGCCCTGGGGCAGCTCGCGTCCACAGGGTTTCTCGTCAAGTCCGAGGGATCGAGGGGATACCAGATTCCCCTCCTCACGCCCAAGGACATCGAGGACGTCTTCTTCATGCGGGGAATCCTGGAAAGCAAGGCCGCCATGCTCTGCGCCCGCTCAGCTTCGAAAGAAACGGTCCTGGAGCTCCGGAGGATCAACGCCCGGGAAGAGGAGACCTTCAGGGCCAACCTGAAGGGGGAATATGCGGAGCTGAACGAAGACTTCCACATGCTCCTGGCTGATTCGTCGGACAATCCCTACATGAAGATGTATATCCGGCAGCTCTACTGGAGGTCGAACCTGTACGTCCTGTTTTTCATGAGTTTTTACTGCCTGGAGTCGGACTACGACACGAAGCGCCTGAGCTACCTGGAGCACAGGAAGATAGTGGACGCCGTGGAAGGGGGGGACCCCGGCGCCGCCGAGGCCGCCATGAGGGACCACATCCTCAGCAGCTACAACCACCTGCTGTTCCCGAAGAAACCCCTCGAAGGAATGTCCTGATCCGGCACGAACACAACGCCCGGGGCTCATCGCCCCGGGCGTTGTTTTTCTTCCCGCCGGTCCGACGGCCAGAGGGCGATCCCCGAAAAGGCGAACAGCCATGCCGCCGGCACGCCGGAGTAGCATATCACCGCCCAGGGAAGATATTCCCCCGCTGAAACGCCGAGCACCGCTGACATGTAGACCGCAGCGGCAGACCACGGAACGAGAGGGACCACCACCGTTCCCGAGTCCTCCAGGGTGCGGGAGAGAACCCTCCTGGAGATGTCCATCTCGTCGGCGAGGCGCCGGAACATGGTACCGGGGAGGATCTCGCTCAGGTAGGAGTTTCCCGTGGCGACGGCCACCGTCATCCCCGTGAGGGAGACGGAGAGGACGAATTTTCCCCTGCTGCGGCCGATGAACCGCCTCTGGAGAAGGCCGCTGACCCGACGGAAGGTTCCCGTGGCTTCAAGCTGCCCGGCGAAGACATAGGCGGCGCAGACCACTGCGGCCACCCCTGCCAGGAAGAGCAGCCCTCCCCTGCCGAGAAGGTCGTCCACCGCCGGGTTTCCGGTGACCACCCGGGGACCGGCGGCCATGGCGGCCAAAATCTCCCATGGGCCGTACCCCTGGAACAGGGCCAGGGGGAGGGCAAGCCCCACGGATGTCCACAGGGCCGCCAGGGTGGGAAACCGTTTCCATGCCATGACCAAAAGGACCAGGGGAGGAAGGAGCAGAACGGGGCTGAGGAAAAACCGTCCAGAAAGGGCCGATGTCATTGCCGCGATTCCAGCCATGTCCATGGCTCCTCCGGCCCCTGACCCCGCCGCGGCGTAGACGGCCACGCTCAGGACCGCTCCGGGGATGGTGGTCCAGAGGGTGGACCTGATATGGTCCATGACGTCCACTTCCGCCACAGCGGCGGCGAGGACCGTGGTGTCCGAGACGGGACTGAGCTTGTCGCCGAAGTAGGCGCCCCCCACGATGGCCCCGGCGGCGGCGGCGGCGGGAATGCCGAGGCCGCCGGCGACGGCGGTGAGGGCTACGCCGAAGGTGGCCGCAGTACCCCAGGACGTGCCCGTGAGCAGGGAGGCGAAGGAGCAGAGGAGAAAGGCCGCGGGCAGGAAAATCCGGGGAGTGAGAAGATCAAGCCCTGTGGAGACAAGGTAGGGAATGGTGCCGGAGAGGGTCCATGCGGCGATGAGGGGCCCCACGCTGAGAAGGATACCAAGGGCCCCGGACGCCCGGGAGAACATGGGGAGCACTCCGTCGACGAAGAGGAGCCTCCACCCGAAGCCGTACTGCAGCCGGAAAAAAGCCGTGGTGAATATCCCGCAGAGGGCCAGCAGCACGGCGATATGAATTCCGAACGCCAGGGTGCCCCCGGCGAGGATGGCAAGGATGCCGCCGAGGGCGGTCAGCGCCCCGGCAGCGGAAATGTCGCCCTGCTGTTCCTCTTTCGCCATGCCCGTCCATCCCCTTCCGTAAAGCTTCCGGAAGACCACTATACCAGAGAAGGAGGGTGCCGGCGGGAATAAAAAATGGTAGGATGTCCGGAAGAAGAGCGAAGGAGGGTTCCCCGTGGCAGATTTTCAGGACAGGCTTCCCCCCTACGGCGTGGAATTCAGCAGCCGGAAAACTCTGCAGATTTCAGTCCACCCCGGCGGCCGGGTGACGGTGAAGGCTCCGATGTTTCTGGACCGGGCCGCCGTGGACAGGGCTGTAGAGGAAAAAAGGGAGTGGATACTGAAAAAACTGGAGTATTTCCGCTCCGTCCCCGCCCCCGTTTCCCGTGCTCCCCTGGGGCAGGGAAGCCCGATCCCCTTTCTGGGAAAAATCTACCCGCTTGATATCAGGGAGGGGAAACGGTTTGACGCCCTGATCGAGGGCGGTACCCTGCGGGTCACCCTGCGCAAGGGCACGGAGCC is a genomic window containing:
- the iadA gene encoding beta-aspartyl-peptidase, coding for MLLIRNADLYDPEHKGLCDILMAAGRILSVYPAGTADPAALSGLSADFRTVDAGGNLTMPGILDRHVHFNGAGGEGGPANRTPPLQLSSFVRAGVTSAVGMLGTDGTCRALEELLMKARGLEEEGISTWILTGSYGLPSPTLTGSVARDLCLIDKVIGLKLAVSDHRSSHPSVEEIRRAASNVRVGGILSGKAGCLCVHMGSEASGLTPLLDAMEGTDIPITQFAPTHISRCEALVEQSAAFGLRGGYLDITAAPGKNPLFGLATAAVVATLLERGVPAGNITLSSDGNGSMPSFNEKGEMTGLKVGPLESVLESVAEMLREGEISRETVISLVTSNPADHLKLARKGRVRPGCDGDVLVLDGNFRPLFLAAKGRLLMEEGEVTVRGTFE
- the nhaC gene encoding Na+/H+ antiporter NhaC, which translates into the protein MPEERKHRDISLGGAVLIFGIILSIIVVGRLILGFDVALLLMFIGMFTTAVYVFHYRFTWEELFDKGVVPMIARASGAIMILLTVGPLIAAWMLSGTIPYLIYTGLQLLSPKSFLMAAFVICALSSTMTGTSWGTAATFGVAFMGIAQGLGVPLAAAAGAVVAGAYFGDKLSPVSDTTVLAAAVAEVEVVDHIRSMLWTTIPAFLVSLAVYGYVGSNASGEIDLTSVNEILGGISKTFKMTPLVLVPPLAVLVLAYRRYPTLPVLWIAIVLAVPLAMMQGYDLTTIVKSMASGPKIVTEVASLDKLLSRGGLAFMSGSVVVVFFAYIFAGQLEYTGTFRKICSSLKESFIGNSKGRFVVSASVTGILTGLGTGNSYLSEIVPGTMYKDLADDMNISRRVLSRTLEDSGTVVVPLIPWSAAGIYMSTVLGVSVFEYVPWAILCYLGFLTAWFYGFTGIAIWPSDKKKTA
- a CDS encoding GntR family transcriptional regulator, producing MESLSATDKAGREIVRLIAAHRFSPGERLLETALARELGMSRTPVREALGQLASTGFLVKSEGSRGYQIPLLTPKDIEDVFFMRGILESKAAMLCARSASKETVLELRRINAREEETFRANLKGEYAELNEDFHMLLADSSDNPYMKMYIRQLYWRSNLYVLFFMSFYCLESDYDTKRLSYLEHRKIVDAVEGGDPGAAEAAMRDHILSSYNHLLFPKKPLEGMS
- a CDS encoding Na+/H+ antiporter NhaC family protein — its product is MAKEEQQGDISAAGALTALGGILAILAGGTLAFGIHIAVLLALCGIFTTAFFRLQYGFGWRLLFVDGVLPMFSRASGALGILLSVGPLIAAWTLSGTIPYLVSTGLDLLTPRIFLPAAFLLCSFASLLTGTSWGTAATFGVALTAVAGGLGIPAAAAAGAIVGGAYFGDKLSPVSDTTVLAAAVAEVDVMDHIRSTLWTTIPGAVLSVAVYAAAGSGAGGAMDMAGIAAMTSALSGRFFLSPVLLLPPLVLLVMAWKRFPTLAALWTSVGLALPLALFQGYGPWEILAAMAAGPRVVTGNPAVDDLLGRGGLLFLAGVAAVVCAAYVFAGQLEATGTFRRVSGLLQRRFIGRSRGKFVLSVSLTGMTVAVATGNSYLSEILPGTMFRRLADEMDISRRVLSRTLEDSGTVVVPLVPWSAAAVYMSAVLGVSAGEYLPWAVICYSGVPAAWLFAFSGIALWPSDRREEKQRPGR